Proteins from one Ketobacter alkanivorans genomic window:
- a CDS encoding methyltransferase family protein codes for MNNFRNQVPLYTMLSAIVLFTHFATLKLQHWNGTMWAIGMVAGLGYIVWLISEANVSVTEQSKGETQKDRGTCELYVFGRFLTVFSAIILTTQWQQFSVTMLIGLALFAGGIAFRLNAIDTLGKFYSHRVRLIDEHTVIDTGPYQWVRHPAYTGMLVSHFGFVLVFFNIYAFLALALVLLPAIVQRIKVEEVALLELPGYANYAESHKRLIPGIW; via the coding sequence ATGAACAATTTTAGAAACCAAGTACCGCTGTATACCATGCTAAGCGCCATCGTACTTTTTACTCATTTCGCTACACTTAAACTTCAGCACTGGAACGGAACCATGTGGGCAATAGGCATGGTAGCCGGACTGGGCTACATAGTCTGGCTGATCTCCGAAGCAAACGTCTCCGTGACAGAACAAAGTAAAGGCGAAACCCAAAAGGATAGAGGCACATGTGAGCTTTATGTATTTGGCCGATTTTTGACAGTGTTCAGCGCCATCATACTTACAACCCAGTGGCAGCAATTTTCAGTAACCATGTTAATCGGCCTGGCGCTGTTCGCAGGTGGAATTGCGTTTCGACTCAATGCCATTGACACTTTAGGCAAATTCTACTCCCACAGAGTACGCCTAATCGACGAACACACTGTTATAGACACAGGCCCTTATCAGTGGGTACGCCACCCCGCCTACACTGGAATGCTGGTATCTCATTTTGGCTTTGTACTGGTATTCTTTAACATCTACGCATTTCTGGCTTTGGCTTTGGTGCTTCTTCCTGCAATTGTTCAACGCATCAAGGTAGAGGAGGTGGCACTGTTGGAGCTACCAGGTTATGCAAACTACGCTGAAAGCCACAAGCGGCTAATTCCAGGTATCTGGTAA
- a CDS encoding type I polyketide synthase: MKTRNSLSQFNNIGAWIEHWADLHPEKVAFTFLEEDPLALHSITYAELLQRSQAIAAALLTTAQPGDRVILTYQPGLEFIVAFLGCVQAGLIAVPVYPPTSPKDWPRFVKIVINSDAQHICTTQNLAQLSQAGIAMTPPLAGLNVIATDTLDHDKNEYLCCGATQDTVAFLQYTSGSTGNPKGVMLTHGNLYHNECLIKEALQIDVDSVAVCWLPQYHDMGLIGNILGVLFNGISSTLMSPITYLKQPYRWLKAISDYRATISGGPNFAYELCTKKIADEKLAELDLSSWAIAYNGAEPIRMSTLDKFSKKFAPCGFNRQAFTPLYGLAESSLLVTHHPYNTPIVTLKADLDSLSKGKATPAADHSAGKILVSSGEVIDQTLRIVNPDTLNLCADNEVGEIWIQGASVSSGYWKNPEATEATFNAFIDSSKEGPFLRTGDLGFLQGESLFITGRLKEMMIVDGRNLYPQDIEETIQAVSPIFRVGCGAVFSNDDEAVFAVQELSDHTELSPDEITHLVQTALRNVNEQHQLALEAVILIEQGSLLKTSSGKIRRTAMAQLHSQSKLKTISEHSPKDFLQLHSACNQPDSGSSPSHSYSHYETIILEAIAEALGINPDSLNPQASFSDFGLDSKTLVGLTGTIEERLGRSIPTNLFFDYPSISKLAKYLNDDIREVITENAKPSFKGDVAIIGIGCRFPGHANSPEEFWQLLVEGQDAIVETPSSRWDNKEYYDPDILAPGKMSTRWGGYLHREKDFDAAFFGIKDNEATLLDPQQRILLETSWHAFEHAGIPPESTAGGNVGVFVGISNVDYDRHCSKLGACTDPYAGTGNATSIAANRLSYFYDWRGPSVAVDTACSSSLVALHQACQSLKNGECELAITAAVNLILSPELSITFSKSGMMAADGRCKAFDDSADGYVRSEGCGVLILKNLEKAQQDRDNIIAVVKGSAITQDGRSNGITAPNGPAQIKTIRDALQRASLTANDIQYVESHGTGTALGDPVELHALAQAYGQKRHDNLMIGSVKTNIGHLESASGIAGVIKTALCIQQKLLPRNLHLDTPNRQFDWQNNSIEVVNDNTPWQLSDGNKRRAGVSSFGFGGTNAHVILEEPPRLDQDEHPSIQNNANTLFCLSAKDRSALQTNIRQYQKFLSNTDMDFNTLVASQNCSRTHFDERLVIKCDSVAGLREDLNSINWAKPKSNIFSSRRRTSTQRAKIIWMFTGQGSQHLGMGHELYHTQHAFRDAIEQCHAILLTLSDINLKSFILDKDNQQNSKLIDRTDYTQPILFCYEYALAKILVRAGIQPDSLIGHSLGEIVAATIAGVFSLQDGIRIACIRGSLMQELPTKGGMMAVFAHKEDVVALLDPYPLVSIGALNGHGQVVLSGCEQSLDGLALLFEERDIETRKLKVSHGFHSPLMEPILDDFRNVLKTIQLNPPKYNVVSNVTAASAGMEMTTIDYWCKHVVATVNFQGGLQNVAGEKQAIFIEVGPKPTLSAIAKRGLGRDSVRIIPLVQDPDHEQESLLDAVAQCYTSGININWANLMDAANSPKADLPLYPFQRKYYWLTGTLSKACEPTSHSNNNAVHPLLGQQQHSPYLKNGELHFITYPGVETNSWAGTFKQSNTIHYHLNHFLEMAIEIGHEALQTRKLHILDLELHQRMSTVQGQQQSIHTIAERRASNELRIQFYTQPQPDDLNSDQWVLLCSASISSKFNSRLQTLTEINTTAPAANQASDMANFFDANRRARTQYCSNDKNVVTATQLLDNSLLCEVDFSGLQSSRSTRLWIKPEAIQGLYQIIGFFCESLRSNEEIRPGVEFTPYCVRSIVWNEPLPERGHVFMRHVSSWSEEAEHTEMDLFVFDEAGHMTMRIDGIQLKSRIRIRLTLAEKVRSVGMEERIDIIASIIADSLAANLGGQAMDIDMSSSLAELGVDSITVISTLSRLKNELSIDIPVGEIHKARSVENFTTLLAAKLGDAELVKSAATAMRGTCAVLREGLPGVLPLFFIHAGDDGALQYLDMANAFGDDIPFYVMLPNLTSEDQQPAQLEHVIQQLVSDIQEEQPHGPYMLAGWSLGATLSILVANHLAQKGEEVRFVSLIDAPRICGTNFSQEELQRCINKITQNLATMNSDQLAQYRIQLRLLYEQTLHIAVPTASYELKHFQSECVQSNAIPMATAQDWASASSRRMHSQTIPGDHISLFKSGNVETLASFLRRQIRSSGTISNRFLCDSIERGGLAHSVLAGKPELNESNHPTATLKLDEDHPYFFDHELDHIPGILIMAGAWELICRSTLEFDPFNPILSRSVGQCSLLFDRFAEKDTPLQYELICTDGNTHSIKLECHIIQAQQRIGTYAMQLDYARSKPVMALPTSRQILSSGLEILHKQLESNVLIQLPVHSETRWECQPQMPEPGHYLYHTTLGYGCLNPIYVLEATRQFLTYLSHDQFGVEIGTHVNLIDIALTFNDTIDFNQDVRMILTPQPGLVEKDAFQTISVLWVQAGRTVVISQITAQITHDETYQNQRSR, translated from the coding sequence ATGAAAACGCGGAATTCGCTTTCACAATTTAATAATATCGGTGCCTGGATAGAGCACTGGGCCGACCTGCACCCAGAGAAAGTGGCATTCACCTTTCTTGAGGAGGACCCACTTGCGCTTCACTCCATCACCTATGCTGAGCTACTGCAGCGCTCACAAGCAATAGCCGCTGCATTGCTAACAACAGCGCAGCCAGGCGACAGAGTTATTTTAACCTACCAGCCTGGACTGGAATTCATCGTCGCATTCCTGGGCTGCGTCCAGGCTGGCCTTATTGCTGTACCGGTTTATCCGCCAACGTCGCCAAAAGATTGGCCTCGCTTCGTTAAAATTGTCATAAACAGCGACGCACAACATATATGTACCACACAGAACTTAGCACAACTCTCTCAGGCCGGAATCGCAATGACGCCACCATTGGCAGGCCTGAACGTCATAGCAACAGATACCTTGGATCATGACAAAAACGAGTATCTATGCTGCGGTGCAACGCAGGACACGGTCGCCTTTCTGCAATATACGTCAGGCTCAACGGGTAATCCGAAGGGCGTAATGCTGACCCATGGCAACCTGTATCACAACGAATGCCTGATTAAAGAAGCGCTCCAAATTGATGTTGATAGCGTGGCAGTATGTTGGCTGCCGCAATACCACGACATGGGGCTGATCGGCAATATTTTAGGCGTGCTGTTCAATGGCATAAGCTCAACGTTGATGTCACCCATCACCTATTTAAAACAGCCCTACCGTTGGTTAAAAGCCATTTCCGACTATCGCGCCACCATCAGTGGAGGCCCCAACTTTGCCTATGAACTCTGTACTAAAAAAATTGCTGACGAGAAACTTGCAGAACTGGATCTGAGCAGTTGGGCCATAGCATACAACGGCGCAGAACCCATCCGCATGAGCACTCTCGACAAATTCTCCAAGAAGTTCGCCCCCTGTGGTTTTAACCGACAGGCGTTCACGCCACTGTATGGTTTGGCTGAATCATCACTGCTGGTAACTCATCATCCATACAATACCCCAATCGTTACGCTGAAAGCAGACTTGGACAGCCTGTCCAAGGGCAAGGCTACACCCGCAGCTGATCATTCTGCGGGAAAAATACTGGTGAGCAGCGGTGAAGTTATCGATCAGACCCTAAGAATCGTTAATCCAGATACCCTGAACCTCTGTGCCGATAACGAAGTGGGTGAAATCTGGATTCAGGGTGCCAGCGTATCGAGCGGTTACTGGAAAAATCCGGAAGCAACAGAAGCAACGTTCAACGCTTTCATTGACAGCTCGAAGGAAGGGCCGTTCCTTCGTACTGGGGATCTTGGATTTTTACAGGGTGAATCGCTATTCATTACCGGACGGCTTAAAGAAATGATGATAGTCGATGGCCGCAACCTCTACCCCCAAGACATTGAAGAAACAATACAGGCCGTAAGCCCTATATTTCGTGTAGGTTGCGGTGCCGTGTTCAGCAATGATGATGAAGCGGTCTTTGCCGTCCAGGAACTGTCTGATCACACCGAACTCTCACCTGACGAAATCACACATTTGGTACAAACAGCTCTACGGAACGTCAACGAGCAACATCAATTGGCGCTGGAAGCAGTGATTCTGATTGAGCAAGGTAGCCTTCTGAAAACATCCAGCGGGAAAATACGCCGTACTGCAATGGCTCAATTGCACAGCCAGAGCAAGCTGAAAACAATATCTGAGCATTCACCCAAAGACTTCCTTCAGCTTCATAGTGCCTGCAACCAACCTGATTCAGGTTCTTCACCTTCACACTCATATTCCCATTACGAAACAATCATACTGGAAGCAATAGCAGAAGCGCTGGGCATTAACCCCGACAGCCTGAATCCCCAGGCGAGCTTTTCAGACTTCGGGCTGGACTCAAAGACATTAGTGGGTTTAACCGGCACTATAGAAGAACGACTGGGTCGAAGCATCCCGACCAACCTGTTCTTCGACTATCCCAGCATCTCCAAGCTGGCCAAATACCTCAACGACGACATTCGCGAGGTGATCACTGAAAACGCGAAGCCCTCATTCAAGGGCGATGTAGCCATCATTGGCATTGGCTGCCGCTTTCCCGGCCACGCCAATTCACCCGAGGAATTTTGGCAACTGCTTGTAGAGGGTCAAGACGCCATCGTGGAAACGCCCAGTTCGCGCTGGGACAATAAGGAATATTATGATCCTGATATCCTTGCACCAGGAAAAATGTCGACACGCTGGGGCGGCTATCTACATCGCGAGAAGGACTTCGACGCGGCATTCTTTGGAATAAAAGATAACGAAGCCACTTTATTGGATCCGCAACAACGCATTCTGCTCGAAACAAGTTGGCATGCTTTTGAACACGCAGGCATCCCCCCTGAATCCACAGCTGGGGGTAATGTGGGTGTATTCGTGGGCATATCCAATGTAGATTACGATCGCCACTGCAGCAAATTAGGCGCCTGCACAGACCCATACGCAGGCACAGGCAACGCCACCTCAATCGCCGCCAACCGCCTGTCTTACTTTTACGATTGGCGTGGCCCCAGTGTCGCTGTAGATACAGCCTGTTCATCGTCCCTCGTTGCACTACACCAGGCCTGTCAAAGCCTGAAAAATGGCGAGTGTGAGCTTGCGATTACCGCTGCAGTGAACTTAATTCTCTCACCAGAGCTGAGCATAACTTTCTCAAAAAGTGGAATGATGGCGGCCGACGGTCGCTGTAAGGCATTTGATGACAGCGCCGATGGCTATGTGCGGTCTGAAGGCTGCGGCGTCCTGATTCTTAAGAACCTGGAGAAGGCACAACAAGATCGGGATAACATTATCGCGGTCGTTAAGGGTTCCGCCATCACTCAGGATGGACGTTCTAACGGCATAACCGCACCTAACGGGCCAGCACAGATAAAAACCATACGCGATGCACTGCAACGCGCAAGCCTCACCGCAAATGATATTCAATATGTAGAAAGTCACGGTACCGGCACCGCGCTGGGTGACCCTGTTGAACTGCATGCATTAGCTCAAGCCTATGGGCAAAAGCGCCATGACAATCTAATGATAGGATCGGTTAAAACCAATATTGGTCACCTGGAGTCGGCATCTGGTATTGCCGGTGTGATAAAAACTGCTCTCTGCATTCAGCAAAAACTGTTACCTCGCAATCTACACCTAGATACGCCAAACAGGCAATTTGACTGGCAAAACAATTCGATAGAGGTAGTAAACGACAATACCCCATGGCAATTATCCGACGGCAATAAAAGAAGAGCTGGCGTCAGCTCTTTTGGCTTCGGCGGAACCAATGCACATGTAATACTGGAGGAACCACCAAGACTTGATCAGGACGAACACCCATCGATCCAGAATAACGCAAACACCCTATTCTGCCTGTCGGCAAAAGATCGAAGCGCTCTGCAAACCAACATAAGACAGTATCAGAAATTCCTATCTAATACTGATATGGATTTCAATACGCTAGTGGCCAGCCAAAACTGCTCACGAACCCACTTTGATGAGCGCTTGGTTATTAAGTGCGATAGCGTGGCAGGGCTCCGTGAAGATCTAAATTCTATCAATTGGGCCAAACCGAAAAGCAATATCTTCTCCAGCCGTAGAAGAACCTCAACCCAGCGCGCAAAGATCATCTGGATGTTTACCGGACAAGGTTCACAGCACCTGGGAATGGGGCATGAGCTTTACCACACACAGCACGCATTTCGCGATGCTATCGAACAGTGTCACGCAATTCTGCTTACACTTTCCGACATTAATCTAAAGTCATTCATTCTAGACAAGGACAACCAACAGAATTCCAAACTCATAGACCGAACCGACTACACTCAGCCGATACTATTCTGCTATGAGTACGCTCTTGCAAAAATATTGGTTCGGGCAGGCATACAGCCTGACTCATTAATTGGGCACAGCCTGGGCGAAATTGTCGCAGCGACAATTGCTGGCGTATTTTCACTGCAGGACGGAATTCGTATTGCCTGCATACGCGGATCGTTGATGCAGGAGCTACCAACCAAAGGTGGCATGATGGCGGTGTTCGCCCACAAGGAGGATGTAGTTGCCCTTCTCGACCCGTATCCACTGGTATCAATAGGGGCTCTAAATGGGCACGGCCAAGTAGTGCTATCGGGATGCGAACAAAGCCTGGATGGCTTGGCCCTCCTATTTGAAGAACGGGATATCGAAACCCGTAAGCTAAAGGTTTCGCACGGATTTCATTCGCCGTTAATGGAGCCCATACTTGACGATTTCAGAAACGTACTGAAGACAATACAGCTAAACCCGCCAAAATATAATGTGGTCTCTAATGTCACCGCTGCGTCAGCCGGGATGGAGATGACCACCATAGACTATTGGTGCAAACATGTAGTAGCCACCGTCAACTTCCAAGGCGGCCTGCAAAACGTCGCCGGTGAAAAGCAGGCAATATTCATAGAAGTGGGCCCCAAGCCAACCCTAAGTGCTATTGCAAAAAGAGGCTTAGGCCGTGACAGCGTACGTATCATTCCGCTAGTGCAGGATCCTGATCACGAGCAGGAATCTCTGCTCGACGCTGTCGCACAGTGCTATACCTCTGGCATCAATATAAATTGGGCGAACCTAATGGATGCAGCAAATTCGCCAAAGGCTGACCTGCCCCTGTATCCGTTTCAGCGCAAATACTATTGGCTTACCGGTACGCTATCGAAAGCCTGCGAACCTACCAGCCATAGCAATAACAACGCAGTCCATCCGCTTCTTGGTCAGCAACAGCATTCACCTTATCTAAAAAATGGTGAGCTGCACTTTATTACCTATCCAGGCGTGGAAACAAACAGTTGGGCTGGCACCTTCAAACAAAGCAATACCATCCACTACCATCTTAATCACTTTCTGGAGATGGCGATTGAGATTGGGCATGAAGCGCTGCAAACCCGAAAACTACACATTCTGGATCTTGAACTGCATCAAAGAATGAGCACCGTACAAGGGCAACAACAAAGCATCCATACCATTGCAGAACGGCGCGCCAGTAACGAATTACGTATCCAGTTCTATACTCAACCTCAGCCCGATGACCTTAATAGTGATCAGTGGGTATTGCTGTGTTCGGCCAGCATATCATCCAAGTTCAACTCACGCCTTCAAACGCTGACAGAAATCAATACCACAGCACCCGCTGCCAACCAAGCATCCGACATGGCCAACTTTTTTGACGCCAACAGGCGAGCGCGGACTCAATATTGCTCGAATGATAAGAACGTGGTAACCGCAACGCAGCTTTTGGATAACAGCCTCCTTTGCGAAGTGGACTTTTCGGGGCTGCAATCTAGCCGATCCACTCGACTATGGATTAAGCCAGAAGCCATACAGGGCCTTTATCAAATAATCGGGTTCTTCTGTGAATCGTTGCGCAGCAATGAAGAAATACGCCCAGGTGTAGAGTTTACGCCTTACTGTGTGCGCAGCATTGTGTGGAATGAGCCTCTACCGGAGAGAGGTCACGTCTTTATGCGACACGTCTCTTCCTGGTCAGAAGAAGCAGAGCATACCGAAATGGATTTGTTTGTCTTTGATGAGGCTGGCCATATGACTATGCGCATCGACGGCATTCAGCTCAAGTCGCGAATCCGAATCCGGTTAACGCTGGCGGAGAAGGTTCGATCGGTGGGCATGGAAGAGAGAATCGATATCATCGCTAGCATAATCGCCGACAGCCTTGCAGCCAACCTTGGAGGGCAGGCAATGGACATCGACATGAGCAGCTCACTGGCTGAACTTGGCGTCGACTCCATCACTGTTATTTCCACGCTGTCACGACTTAAAAACGAACTGAGCATTGATATACCTGTAGGCGAAATTCACAAGGCTCGATCTGTTGAAAATTTCACCACACTGCTAGCGGCCAAGCTAGGTGATGCCGAGCTGGTCAAATCCGCCGCCACAGCCATGCGAGGAACCTGCGCAGTACTGCGGGAAGGGCTCCCGGGTGTGTTGCCTCTGTTTTTCATTCATGCAGGTGATGATGGTGCACTGCAATATCTGGATATGGCCAACGCCTTCGGGGATGACATTCCTTTTTACGTAATGTTGCCCAATCTCACGTCTGAAGATCAACAACCCGCGCAACTGGAACACGTCATACAGCAGCTCGTATCAGACATTCAAGAAGAGCAACCTCACGGCCCCTACATGCTGGCAGGTTGGTCGCTGGGCGCTACCCTGTCTATTCTCGTGGCCAACCACCTTGCGCAGAAAGGCGAGGAGGTCAGGTTTGTAAGCCTAATCGACGCCCCCCGCATCTGCGGCACAAACTTTAGCCAGGAGGAACTGCAACGCTGTATCAACAAGATCACCCAAAACCTGGCGACGATGAACAGTGATCAGCTCGCTCAATATCGAATTCAACTTCGATTGTTGTACGAACAAACCTTGCATATTGCTGTCCCAACGGCATCTTACGAGTTAAAGCATTTTCAATCGGAATGCGTTCAATCAAATGCCATACCCATGGCCACAGCACAGGATTGGGCTAGCGCTTCATCGCGCAGAATGCACAGCCAAACCATACCGGGTGACCATATAAGCCTATTTAAATCAGGCAATGTCGAAACTCTTGCATCGTTTCTGCGTCGACAGATAAGAAGCAGCGGCACCATCAGCAACCGATTCCTATGCGATTCTATAGAGCGAGGTGGTTTGGCCCACTCAGTTTTGGCTGGCAAGCCAGAGTTGAATGAAAGCAATCATCCAACAGCCACCTTAAAACTGGATGAGGATCACCCCTACTTTTTTGACCATGAACTGGATCATATACCCGGCATCCTGATAATGGCCGGAGCATGGGAACTAATCTGTCGATCAACACTGGAGTTCGATCCGTTCAACCCGATACTAAGCCGCAGCGTTGGCCAATGCTCCCTGCTTTTCGATCGTTTCGCAGAGAAAGACACACCGCTTCAGTACGAACTCATATGCACAGATGGAAACACTCACAGCATTAAGCTTGAGTGCCACATCATCCAGGCGCAGCAGCGCATTGGCACCTATGCCATGCAATTAGACTATGCCCGCAGCAAGCCTGTCATGGCACTACCTACCAGTAGACAGATACTGTCTTCTGGCCTGGAGATATTACATAAACAACTGGAGTCAAACGTTCTTATCCAACTACCGGTTCATAGCGAAACCCGCTGGGAATGTCAGCCTCAGATGCCAGAGCCAGGCCACTACCTGTACCATACAACGCTTGGATACGGTTGCTTGAATCCAATATATGTGTTGGAAGCAACTCGACAGTTTCTAACCTATCTTTCCCATGACCAGTTTGGGGTCGAAATAGGAACGCATGTAAATCTTATAGACATCGCGCTGACGTTCAATGACACCATCGACTTTAATCAGGATGTCAGAATGATCCTCACCCCTCAACCAGGCCTCGTCGAAAAAGACGCGTTTCAAACCATTTCCGTTTTATGGGTGCAGGCAGGAAGAACCGTTGTTATTAGTCAGATAACAGCCCAGATCACCCACGATGAAACATATCAAAATCAACGATCACGTTAA
- a CDS encoding cytochrome P450, with amino-acid sequence MSRTGRFGENLAINGIDGSYGWPVIGHTFDYLSDTYAFGRTMRARYGDVYRCSAFLQNFIVFNSPDGAEFVLKDEASQFSSKLGWEAFLGRLFPHSLPTMDFSEHRHHRRIMQSVFKKQALVGYVPLIDQVVIGNLRTWPTHQAMPAYPAIKALTLDIAAKAFLGLELKQDTHFINQNFIKLNNGLAAIIPWPLPGTALHQALKARSNIFNYFSPLIPQKRRSEGQDIFSRLCQAQDENGADFSDQAILFHLSNVLAAAHDTSTTSLTITLDLLCQHPEWQQRLREQCLRIDPQDITYDNLESLEEIEWVFREALRLFPPAPQLFRRSIKECQFGNHIIPANTQVMVDCGYIHRSEHYWNEPTKFDPERFSPARNEHKAHPYNWFPFGGGSHTCIGLRFAIMTAKIALYHLLRDYSVFATEQARYRILPITKPRNGLPVILTKN; translated from the coding sequence ATGAGCCGAACAGGACGCTTTGGTGAAAACCTTGCAATCAATGGCATTGACGGCAGCTACGGCTGGCCCGTAATCGGCCATACCTTTGACTATCTTTCAGATACCTATGCTTTTGGCCGCACAATGCGGGCCCGCTACGGCGACGTCTATCGTTGCAGTGCATTCCTGCAAAATTTCATCGTCTTCAATAGCCCCGATGGCGCCGAATTTGTTCTTAAAGATGAAGCCAGCCAGTTTTCCAGCAAACTGGGCTGGGAGGCATTCCTAGGCCGATTGTTTCCCCATTCATTGCCTACCATGGATTTCAGTGAGCATCGTCACCACCGCAGGATCATGCAGTCTGTATTCAAAAAACAAGCCTTGGTTGGCTATGTTCCTTTGATTGATCAGGTCGTGATAGGCAACCTGCGCACCTGGCCAACCCACCAGGCGATGCCCGCTTACCCTGCTATTAAAGCTCTGACTCTGGACATAGCAGCCAAAGCATTCCTTGGGCTAGAACTGAAACAAGATACTCACTTTATCAATCAGAACTTCATTAAACTGAACAACGGACTGGCTGCCATTATTCCCTGGCCACTACCAGGCACCGCTCTACATCAGGCGCTCAAAGCCCGCAGCAATATTTTCAACTACTTTTCACCGCTGATTCCACAAAAGCGCAGGTCGGAAGGGCAAGATATCTTCAGCCGCCTTTGTCAGGCCCAGGATGAAAATGGCGCGGACTTTAGTGATCAGGCCATACTATTTCACCTGAGCAATGTACTGGCAGCGGCCCACGACACCAGCACTACATCCCTTACCATAACACTGGACTTGCTGTGTCAGCATCCTGAATGGCAACAACGCTTGCGTGAACAGTGCCTGCGCATCGACCCACAGGACATAACCTACGACAACCTAGAATCCCTGGAGGAAATAGAATGGGTGTTCCGCGAAGCCCTGCGCCTGTTTCCACCAGCGCCACAACTATTCAGGCGCTCCATTAAAGAATGCCAATTTGGCAATCACATTATTCCGGCCAACACCCAGGTTATGGTCGATTGCGGGTACATACATCGCTCCGAACATTATTGGAACGAACCCACAAAGTTTGATCCAGAGCGATTTTCACCTGCAAGAAACGAACACAAAGCACATCCCTATAACTGGTTTCCCTTTGGTGGTGGATCACACACCTGCATAGGGCTTCGCTTTGCCATCATGACGGCAAAAATAGCTCTTTATCATTTGCTGCGTGATTACAGCGTATTCGCCACTGAGCAAGCACGCTACCGAATACTGCCTATCACCAAGCCTCGAAACGGCTTGCCCGTGATTTTAACCAAGAATTAA
- a CDS encoding methyl-accepting chemotaxis protein — protein MNSFKNLPFKVKLVTPILLLAALFLTSSLIGYFVSKSLTANTLKISDGFLPEINYLLQADRDLYQAQIAERTILFLPDGDKHIGQYKDQYLENIGQAKDRVAKFFQSANEPSLKNYANTFNDNYNIWVNQTKKVVEDKAAGRAAVSDVIQFMETSEKSFQAMRTVIDEVGELRINAAKAYSKQTSDKADSSQSLLLIVLAAGLLICACCALLIPPMVVKPMLQLRDRLKNIATGEGDLTARITLNQKDEIGSIVKHFNHFMEKLQTLIGQTQQITDTVAQQTQALGKDASANKDANEHQLEALTLVATAVNEMASAIQEVARNTADAADEAKTASSQSEHGQRTVYETIAQIQLLSEQVQSAAGLIAHVEEEANKVNSVIDVIGGIAEQTNLLALNAAIEAARAGEQGRGFAVVADEVRTLASRTQESTQDIQRMLQKLQQGVKDAVSAMDTSRDSAQETVKTTEGAGKTLDEVKDAVTNITRMVIQIAAAAEEQSEVTEDINRNLTQIQGYAETNTQIAEKTLTTSNNLYERTETLRKSVRSFKVS, from the coding sequence ATGAATTCGTTCAAAAATCTTCCATTTAAAGTCAAGTTAGTGACGCCTATACTGCTGCTGGCAGCGCTGTTTCTTACGTCATCCCTGATAGGCTACTTCGTCAGCAAATCCTTGACCGCCAACACCCTCAAAATTTCAGATGGTTTTCTTCCAGAAATCAATTACTTGCTTCAAGCTGACAGAGACCTGTATCAGGCCCAAATTGCAGAGCGCACCATACTGTTTCTTCCTGATGGCGACAAACACATCGGTCAATACAAAGATCAATATTTGGAGAACATTGGGCAGGCAAAAGACCGCGTGGCCAAATTCTTTCAATCGGCCAACGAGCCAAGCCTGAAGAATTACGCCAATACGTTCAACGACAACTACAACATATGGGTCAACCAGACCAAAAAAGTGGTTGAAGACAAAGCAGCAGGCCGAGCCGCCGTGAGTGATGTTATCCAGTTTATGGAGACCAGCGAGAAGTCATTCCAGGCCATGCGCACCGTGATTGACGAAGTGGGTGAACTGCGCATCAACGCAGCCAAAGCGTACTCCAAACAAACCAGCGATAAAGCCGACAGCTCACAGAGCTTACTGCTGATTGTACTGGCCGCTGGCTTATTGATATGCGCCTGCTGTGCTTTGCTGATTCCGCCGATGGTGGTGAAGCCAATGTTACAGTTACGTGATCGCCTGAAAAACATCGCAACAGGGGAAGGCGACTTGACCGCCCGCATTACACTGAATCAGAAAGATGAGATTGGCAGCATCGTAAAACACTTCAATCACTTTATGGAAAAGTTACAGACCCTTATTGGGCAAACACAGCAAATCACCGACACTGTGGCCCAGCAAACCCAAGCTCTGGGCAAAGACGCCAGTGCCAACAAAGACGCCAACGAGCACCAGCTTGAAGCACTGACGCTGGTAGCCACAGCCGTAAACGAGATGGCGTCGGCCATTCAGGAAGTGGCCCGCAACACCGCCGACGCAGCCGATGAAGCCAAAACCGCCAGCAGCCAATCTGAGCACGGTCAGCGTACCGTGTACGAAACCATCGCACAGATCCAGCTACTGTCCGAGCAAGTTCAATCGGCGGCAGGCCTGATTGCCCACGTGGAGGAGGAAGCCAACAAAGTGAATTCGGTAATCGACGTTATCGGCGGCATAGCTGAGCAGACCAATCTGCTTGCCTTAAACGCCGCTATCGAGGCTGCCAGAGCGGGCGAGCAAGGCCGCGGCTTTGCAGTTGTAGCCGATGAGGTTCGCACCCTGGCAAGCAGAACACAGGAATCAACACAGGATATTCAGCGCATGTTGCAGAAATTGCAGCAAGGCGTGAAAGACGCAGTAAGCGCCATGGACACCAGCCGCGATTCCGCCCAAGAGACCGTCAAGACCACAGAAGGCGCAGGTAAAACGTTAGACGAGGTCAAAGACGCCGTTACCAATATCACCCGGATGGTTATCCAGATAGCCGCTGCCGCCGAAGAACAAAGCGAAGTGACCGAAGACATCAATCGCAATCTTACGCAAATTCAAGGGTATGCAGAAACCAACACCCAAATTGCAGAAAAGACCCTGACGACCAGCAACAACCTGTACGAACGCACCGAAACCCTGAGAAAGTCTGTACGCAGCTTTAAAGTCAGCTAA